The Chelonia mydas isolate rCheMyd1 chromosome 3, rCheMyd1.pri.v2, whole genome shotgun sequence genome includes a region encoding these proteins:
- the FOXA2 gene encoding hepatocyte nuclear factor 3-beta isoform X2, protein MLGAVKMEGHEHSDWSSYYAEPESYSSVSSMNAGLGMNSYMGMSAMSSGPANMSGAGSMNMSYASTGMSPSLAGMSPGPGAMAGMGSGMGAHLSPSLSPMGAQAGSMNALAPYPNMNSMSPMYGQGNLSRSRDPKTYRRSYTHAKPPYSYISLITMAIQQSPNKMLTLSEIYQWIMDLFPFYRQNQQRWQNSIRHSLSFNDCFLKVPRSPDKPGKGSFWTLHPDSGNMFENGCYLRRQKRFKCEKSKEGGGGGGGGGGGGGGKKQPPQQPPQPPQPGEGGSSDGSAGGPESPHPGASPCREHKRALAELKGTPPQQAPSPAQHLLAPHHLAHEAHLKPEHHYAFNHPFSINNLMSSSEQPPPPHHHHPHHHPHHHKMDLKAYEQVMHYSGYGSPMPGSLAMGPVTNKSGLEASPLAGDTSYYQGVYSRPIMNSS, encoded by the exons ATGCTGGGAGCCGTGAAAATGGAAGGCCACGAGCACTCGGACTGGAGCAGCTACTACGCGGAACCCGAG AGCTATTCCTCCGTGAGCAGCATGAACGCGGGCCTGGGCATGAACAGCTACATGGGCATGTCGGCCATGAGCAGCGGCCCGGCCAACATGAGCGGGGCCGGCTCCATGAACATGTCCTACGCCAGCACCGGGATGAGCCCGTCCTTGGCCGGCATGTCCCCCGGCCCGGGGGCCATGGCCGGCATGGGCAGCGGCATGGGGGCCCACCtgagccccagcctgagccccatgggcGCCCAGGCCGGCTCCATGAACGCCCTGGCCCCGTACCCCAACATGAACTCCATGAGCCCCATGTACGGCCAGGGCAACCTCAGCCGCTCGCGGGACCCCAAGACCTACCGGCGGAGCTACACCCACGCCAAGCCCCCCTACTCCTACATCTCGCTCATCACCATGGCCATCCAGCAGTCGCCCAACAAGATGCTGACGCTGAGCGAGATCTACCAGTGGATCATGGACCTGTTCCCCTTCTACCGGCAGAACCAGCAGCGCTGGCAGAACTCCATCCGCCACTCGCTCTCCTTCAACGACTGCTTCCTCAAGGTGCCCCGCTCCCCGGACAAGCCCGGCAAGGGCTCCTTCTGGACCCTGCACCCGGACTCGGGCAACATGTTCGAGAACGGCTGCTACCTGCGCCGCCAGAAGCGCTTCAAGTGCGAGAAGAGcaaggaaggggggggaggaggaggaggtggaggaggaggaggaggggggaagaagcagcccccccagcagcccccccagccgcCCCAACCCGGGGAAGGAGGCTCCTCCGACGGCTCGGCGGGTGGGCCCGAGTCCCCCCACCCCGGCGCCTCGCCCTGCCGCGAGCACAAGCGGGCCCTGGCCGAGCTCAAAGGGACCCCCCCGCAGCAGGCCCCTTCGCCGGCCCAGCACCTGCTCGCCCCCCACCACCTGGCCCACGAGGCCCACCTCAAGCCCGAGCACCACTACGCCttcaaccaccccttctccatcAACAACCTGATGTCCTCCTCCGAGCAGCCGCCgcccccccaccaccatcacccccaccaccacccccaccaccacaaaaTGGACCTCAAGGCCTACGAACAGGTGATGCACTACTCCGGCTACGGCTCCCCCATGCCCGGCAGCCTGGCCATGGGCCCGGTCACGAACAAAAGTGGCTTAGAAGCCTCCCCGCTGGCCGGAGACACCTCTTATTACCAAGGTGTGTATTCCCGGCCCATCATGAACTCTTCCTAA
- the FOXA2 gene encoding hepatocyte nuclear factor 3-beta isoform X1 — protein sequence MHSASSMLGAVKMEGHEHSDWSSYYAEPESYSSVSSMNAGLGMNSYMGMSAMSSGPANMSGAGSMNMSYASTGMSPSLAGMSPGPGAMAGMGSGMGAHLSPSLSPMGAQAGSMNALAPYPNMNSMSPMYGQGNLSRSRDPKTYRRSYTHAKPPYSYISLITMAIQQSPNKMLTLSEIYQWIMDLFPFYRQNQQRWQNSIRHSLSFNDCFLKVPRSPDKPGKGSFWTLHPDSGNMFENGCYLRRQKRFKCEKSKEGGGGGGGGGGGGGGKKQPPQQPPQPPQPGEGGSSDGSAGGPESPHPGASPCREHKRALAELKGTPPQQAPSPAQHLLAPHHLAHEAHLKPEHHYAFNHPFSINNLMSSSEQPPPPHHHHPHHHPHHHKMDLKAYEQVMHYSGYGSPMPGSLAMGPVTNKSGLEASPLAGDTSYYQGVYSRPIMNSS from the exons ATGCACTCTGCTTCCAGTATGCTGGGAGCCGTGAAAATGGAAGGCCACGAGCACTCGGACTGGAGCAGCTACTACGCGGAACCCGAG AGCTATTCCTCCGTGAGCAGCATGAACGCGGGCCTGGGCATGAACAGCTACATGGGCATGTCGGCCATGAGCAGCGGCCCGGCCAACATGAGCGGGGCCGGCTCCATGAACATGTCCTACGCCAGCACCGGGATGAGCCCGTCCTTGGCCGGCATGTCCCCCGGCCCGGGGGCCATGGCCGGCATGGGCAGCGGCATGGGGGCCCACCtgagccccagcctgagccccatgggcGCCCAGGCCGGCTCCATGAACGCCCTGGCCCCGTACCCCAACATGAACTCCATGAGCCCCATGTACGGCCAGGGCAACCTCAGCCGCTCGCGGGACCCCAAGACCTACCGGCGGAGCTACACCCACGCCAAGCCCCCCTACTCCTACATCTCGCTCATCACCATGGCCATCCAGCAGTCGCCCAACAAGATGCTGACGCTGAGCGAGATCTACCAGTGGATCATGGACCTGTTCCCCTTCTACCGGCAGAACCAGCAGCGCTGGCAGAACTCCATCCGCCACTCGCTCTCCTTCAACGACTGCTTCCTCAAGGTGCCCCGCTCCCCGGACAAGCCCGGCAAGGGCTCCTTCTGGACCCTGCACCCGGACTCGGGCAACATGTTCGAGAACGGCTGCTACCTGCGCCGCCAGAAGCGCTTCAAGTGCGAGAAGAGcaaggaaggggggggaggaggaggaggtggaggaggaggaggaggggggaagaagcagcccccccagcagcccccccagccgcCCCAACCCGGGGAAGGAGGCTCCTCCGACGGCTCGGCGGGTGGGCCCGAGTCCCCCCACCCCGGCGCCTCGCCCTGCCGCGAGCACAAGCGGGCCCTGGCCGAGCTCAAAGGGACCCCCCCGCAGCAGGCCCCTTCGCCGGCCCAGCACCTGCTCGCCCCCCACCACCTGGCCCACGAGGCCCACCTCAAGCCCGAGCACCACTACGCCttcaaccaccccttctccatcAACAACCTGATGTCCTCCTCCGAGCAGCCGCCgcccccccaccaccatcacccccaccaccacccccaccaccacaaaaTGGACCTCAAGGCCTACGAACAGGTGATGCACTACTCCGGCTACGGCTCCCCCATGCCCGGCAGCCTGGCCATGGGCCCGGTCACGAACAAAAGTGGCTTAGAAGCCTCCCCGCTGGCCGGAGACACCTCTTATTACCAAGGTGTGTATTCCCGGCCCATCATGAACTCTTCCTAA